A stretch of the Chondrinema litorale genome encodes the following:
- the pafA gene encoding alkaline phosphatase PafA, whose amino-acid sequence MKKLIIAITLSLMASASLLAQNSKKPKLIVGIVVDQMRADYLYRFQDNYTDGGFKRLMGEGFNAKNTHYNYVPTYTGPGHASIYSGTTPKNHGIVANDWFSRELNREVYCAEDSTQRLVDNKGVASDKFDYFSRSPKNLLTTNFADELKLSTSSRSKVIGISLKDRGAIFPAGHMADHAFWYNSNNGNFISSTYYGDKLPEWLVKFNKREVADSLLDLDWEPLLADEKYMGSNPDDSQWEKIYKGKKESVFPYKLKKLRKDNGNFGLITQVPYGNTLLANLAFAAIKGEKLGKGAETDMITISFSSTDYVGHNFGIRSKELEDTYIRLDKDIEALLNYLDKEVGKGEYILFLTADHAGSDNPDFLNKEKLPHGYYSTGDIKAGLNEHLSKKFGNKDYVTFIDGVHVYLDEKAVLENKELVTEAAHFLKNTDGIKEVFVPSIYGNNTEGRLTTLMSNGYNYANSGDIIIQFYSGWMSQRTYGTTHGTGFSSDTHVPLLWYGWNVPKGETSEPHTITQIVSTLSMKLNLPLPDDADLNPIKELVENK is encoded by the coding sequence ATGAAGAAATTAATAATTGCTATAACTTTAAGTTTGATGGCCAGCGCATCATTACTAGCACAAAATTCAAAAAAACCAAAACTGATAGTTGGCATTGTAGTCGACCAGATGCGCGCCGATTATCTGTATCGATTCCAAGATAATTATACAGATGGTGGTTTTAAAAGATTGATGGGAGAGGGGTTCAACGCTAAAAATACTCATTACAACTATGTGCCTACTTATACGGGTCCGGGGCACGCATCTATTTACAGTGGAACTACGCCAAAAAACCATGGTATTGTGGCAAACGATTGGTTTAGTAGAGAGCTCAACAGAGAGGTGTATTGTGCGGAGGATTCAACTCAAAGGTTGGTTGATAACAAAGGTGTTGCTTCTGATAAGTTCGATTACTTTTCTCGTTCGCCAAAAAATTTGCTTACTACTAATTTTGCAGACGAGTTAAAACTATCTACCAGTTCCAGGTCAAAAGTAATAGGTATTTCATTAAAAGATAGAGGTGCTATTTTTCCTGCTGGGCACATGGCAGATCATGCTTTTTGGTACAATTCAAATAATGGCAATTTTATCTCAAGCACATATTATGGCGATAAATTACCAGAATGGTTAGTTAAATTTAATAAAAGAGAAGTAGCAGATTCTCTACTCGATCTTGATTGGGAACCACTTTTGGCAGATGAAAAATACATGGGTAGCAATCCTGATGACAGCCAGTGGGAGAAAATTTACAAAGGCAAAAAGGAATCAGTTTTCCCTTATAAATTAAAAAAATTAAGAAAAGACAATGGCAATTTTGGACTTATCACCCAAGTACCTTACGGAAATACACTTTTAGCCAATTTAGCTTTTGCTGCTATTAAAGGAGAAAAATTGGGAAAAGGTGCTGAGACTGATATGATTACCATTAGTTTTTCTAGTACAGACTATGTAGGCCATAACTTTGGTATTCGCTCTAAAGAGTTGGAAGATACTTACATCAGATTAGACAAAGACATTGAAGCTTTACTTAACTACTTAGACAAAGAAGTTGGCAAAGGAGAATATATCTTGTTTTTAACTGCCGACCATGCTGGTAGTGATAATCCTGATTTTTTGAACAAAGAAAAATTGCCTCATGGTTATTACTCAACAGGAGATATAAAAGCAGGTTTAAACGAGCATTTATCTAAGAAGTTTGGCAACAAAGATTATGTTACATTTATTGATGGTGTGCATGTCTATTTAGACGAAAAAGCAGTCTTAGAAAACAAAGAATTAGTAACCGAAGCAGCACATTTCTTAAAAAATACAGATGGCATAAAAGAAGTATTTGTACCATCTATCTACGGAAATAACACAGAAGGCAGATTAACTACCTTAATGAGCAATGGTTACAACTACGCGAATTCTGGCGACATCATTATCCAGTTTTATTCTGGTTGGATGAGCCAAAGAACCTATGGAACCACTCACGGAACTGGTTTTAGCTCAGATACACATGTTCCGCTTTTATGGTATGGCTGGAATGTGCCAAAAGGTGAAACCAGTGAACCGCACACTATTACCCAGATCGTGTCTACACTCTCAATGAAATTAAATCTGCCATTACCAGACGATGCAGATTTAAATCCGATAAAAGAATTGGTGGAAAATAAGTGA
- a CDS encoding cation:proton antiporter — protein sequence MDVTLTLGLILIVGYLLGKLAHLIGLPKVSGYIVAGIVLNPNLTPFIQADFPDVTEPVTNICLAFITMEVGSTLSISKIRKSGKGILTITIFEALFAFLFVLIGFLLLARFTGNESLNLYLLPFSLLVASLASPTDPSSTLAVAHEYKAKGEVSDTIMGVAAFDDAVGILIFSLSTGVAVLFLNHAPNAHVDIASIFIEIGIAIGGAILIGTLSGLLFNLFTKYFKVEGDGVYIILILGFLSTCFGTSLFFEVEELMATMVFGVMIVNFNPNQKEIFGVLERYTEELVFIFFFTVSGMHLDFSVLSSASLLILIFFVFRALGKFSGVILGATLTKMPPKVKYLTAGGLIPQGGIVIGLSLLMQKNEDYSEMAPLIIGTIMGATILHEIIGPLLAKMTLKKANEI from the coding sequence ATGGATGTTACCCTCACGCTCGGCTTAATATTAATAGTTGGATATTTATTGGGAAAACTGGCACATTTAATTGGGCTGCCAAAGGTATCTGGTTACATTGTAGCTGGCATTGTGCTCAACCCAAACCTCACTCCTTTTATACAAGCAGACTTCCCCGATGTAACCGAACCTGTTACAAATATCTGTTTGGCTTTTATTACTATGGAAGTGGGGAGTACACTTTCTATCTCAAAAATTAGAAAATCTGGAAAAGGCATTTTAACCATCACCATTTTTGAAGCTTTGTTTGCATTCCTGTTTGTATTAATAGGCTTTTTGCTGCTAGCCAGATTTACCGGAAATGAATCTTTAAATCTTTACTTATTACCTTTTAGTTTGTTGGTGGCTAGTTTGGCTAGCCCTACCGATCCCTCTTCTACCCTTGCGGTTGCGCACGAATACAAAGCAAAAGGAGAAGTATCGGATACGATAATGGGCGTTGCCGCTTTTGACGATGCTGTAGGGATTCTCATCTTCAGCCTTTCTACTGGCGTAGCCGTTTTGTTTCTCAATCATGCACCAAATGCTCATGTAGATATTGCCAGCATCTTTATTGAAATTGGAATTGCCATTGGCGGAGCAATTCTTATTGGCACATTGTCGGGTTTATTATTCAACCTTTTTACTAAATATTTTAAGGTAGAAGGAGATGGTGTTTACATCATTTTAATTCTTGGATTTTTGAGTACTTGCTTTGGTACTTCTTTGTTTTTTGAAGTGGAAGAACTGATGGCAACCATGGTATTTGGGGTAATGATTGTGAACTTCAACCCAAATCAAAAAGAGATTTTTGGTGTGTTAGAAAGGTATACTGAGGAGCTTGTATTCATTTTCTTTTTTACTGTGAGTGGTATGCATCTAGACTTTTCGGTGCTATCTTCTGCCTCCTTACTCATACTGATCTTTTTTGTTTTTAGAGCTTTGGGTAAATTCTCAGGAGTTATTTTGGGAGCAACACTTACTAAAATGCCTCCAAAAGTAAAATACTTAACAGCAGGAGGTCTCATTCCACAAGGAGGAATTGTAATTGGTTTGTCTTTACTGATGCAAAAAAACGAAGACTATAGCGAAATGGCTCCACTCATTATCGGAACCATAATGGGTGCTACTATTTTACACGAAATCATCGGGCCATTACTAGCCAAGATGACTTTGAAAAAGGCAAATGAGATTTAA
- a CDS encoding PKD domain-containing protein: MKKLSSVLSLFLFYILFLTGTSKGLNSENYNFRYDANFADALVVSGLNIPTSMGVLPDGKILITEKQGKIYLTDPYAANPTKTTVLTLGNVEADYERGLLSVAIDPDFATNKYFYIYYTTTALKVRLSRFTLSGTIAINETVLWQSNLTYSTSQSPYHMGGALAVSKSGYIFFCVGDMMFADRAQNLSYENGKLFRILKDGSIPADNPIANSPIYAWGLRNPFKGFYDEPTGTFIMGVVGGNDHANSWEDVHYAKKGANYGWPDCGDTGRNTDGSCQDAKFTDPIYSYKHVVNRGNSITGGFIYRNGNFPAQYQGVYFFGDYAQSWIRYLEMDANLKPTGAGTGESKAITFKNGTGGKGVVGLRQGKNGEIFYLDLISGELRKIYYKSGVTLTIIQASANKTLGSAPLAVQFTGLANYTGSGTLTYTWYFGDGQQSTSQSPSYTYSTAGTYKARLSVQASTGQSVTSEEITITVGTPPVPQITSPADGYMFYAGEVIPFSGTATDQNTLTDANFKWDLQFLHNDHTHPGALTNYPGKSGTINIPTTGHSYHDNTGYILKLTVTNQNGLAATKSITIYPKKVNVTFNTVPSGLTIYVDGQPRTTPFVIDELQLFQSEVTTTAVQSLNGKSYEFQQWSNGKSRTQVYTFPQADGSLTATFKETTTSPQPTSVLYEAEDKAQAVTDGGNNAIGTIYVDVASGLKGLSIYDSGDKIKIPFTTSAGSYQLKARVRSGNKNSQTAYWSNGYTFALDGQTTTFTGDAATISAYSNDIGGSYWGTMNSGTFSLAAGTHELTIAANTGWGAVDYLEVVALSSTTPTDQQPIANAGADQSITMPQNSITLSGSGSDPDGGTVTYAWSKKSGGAATLSGTTSATLNISGLVAGTYEFELKVTDNEGNTVSDVVVVTVNPAPTSSNAFVSFSLMNAQTNQPISGFETIANGAVINLTNLPTQNINIRANTNPATVGSVQFDLTSSNGGTSKSAKENAAPYALFGDVAGNYNSWPSSGVQAGYSYQLVGKAYQNANLQGNLLGTLTIQFSFSTTTNTPVDQMPIVNAGADQTITLPQSSITLTGSGSDPDGGTVTYAWSKTSGAGVTLLGANTASVTVSGLAAGSYEFELKVTDDEANTVADKVMVTVKSSTTTVSSQLIEAEDNFTALTDVGTKSAIRVYNSTANSNEKAVTLFDQGDKLAINFQIAQAGNYILKVMVRSGNSATNDAYWPNGYAFSTSEKGAITFTGDYSTIKYTNDYGKAYFGVMQSGVLNFSAGSKQLIVETLSNWAAIDYLEIVPASSARLAASEVSIQSDEFNVFPNPTSSEVSIHLGSIEDYREVFIYNSLGQTLYQKTIEDETDLTLNLKEIVSQRGMYFIGIKSIQKGNIIKKVLLQ, encoded by the coding sequence ATGAAAAAACTATCTTCTGTACTGAGCTTATTTTTATTCTACATTCTATTTTTAACTGGAACTTCTAAAGGATTAAACTCTGAAAATTACAATTTCAGATATGATGCAAACTTTGCAGATGCACTGGTGGTATCTGGCTTAAATATTCCTACTTCAATGGGAGTATTACCCGACGGAAAAATTTTAATTACGGAGAAACAAGGTAAAATTTACTTAACCGATCCGTATGCTGCTAACCCTACAAAAACAACTGTTTTAACTTTAGGCAATGTTGAAGCTGACTATGAGCGTGGTTTATTATCTGTAGCCATTGACCCTGACTTTGCCACAAACAAGTATTTCTATATTTATTATACCACAACTGCTTTAAAGGTACGCTTATCGAGATTTACTTTATCTGGTACTATTGCGATAAATGAAACTGTTCTTTGGCAAAGTAATCTAACTTATAGCACTTCGCAATCACCTTATCATATGGGTGGTGCATTAGCTGTTTCAAAATCTGGTTACATCTTCTTTTGTGTTGGTGATATGATGTTTGCCGATAGAGCTCAAAACCTCTCTTACGAAAACGGTAAGCTTTTTAGAATTTTAAAAGACGGAAGCATACCAGCAGATAACCCAATTGCGAACAGCCCAATTTACGCTTGGGGATTAAGAAACCCATTTAAAGGTTTTTACGATGAGCCTACAGGTACATTTATAATGGGTGTTGTGGGTGGTAACGACCATGCAAACTCTTGGGAAGATGTACACTATGCAAAAAAAGGTGCTAACTATGGCTGGCCTGACTGTGGTGACACTGGTAGAAATACTGATGGCTCTTGCCAAGATGCAAAATTTACTGATCCAATATACTCTTATAAACACGTCGTAAACCGTGGTAACTCTATTACTGGTGGTTTCATTTACAGAAATGGTAATTTCCCTGCACAGTATCAGGGTGTATATTTCTTTGGCGACTACGCTCAAAGCTGGATTCGCTATCTTGAAATGGATGCTAACCTAAAACCTACTGGTGCAGGCACTGGAGAGAGTAAAGCCATTACATTTAAAAATGGCACTGGTGGTAAAGGTGTTGTTGGTTTAAGACAAGGTAAAAATGGTGAAATATTTTATCTAGACCTTATATCTGGTGAGCTTAGAAAAATTTATTACAAAAGTGGTGTTACTTTAACCATTATACAGGCAAGTGCCAACAAAACACTGGGTTCTGCGCCATTAGCAGTACAATTTACAGGTTTGGCAAACTATACTGGTTCAGGTACTTTAACTTATACATGGTATTTTGGGGATGGTCAGCAAAGCACTTCGCAGAGTCCTTCGTATACTTATTCTACTGCCGGTACTTACAAAGCTCGTTTAAGTGTCCAAGCTTCTACTGGTCAGTCTGTAACTTCAGAAGAGATAACTATTACTGTAGGTACGCCTCCTGTACCACAAATTACCTCTCCTGCAGATGGTTATATGTTCTATGCTGGAGAAGTGATTCCTTTCTCTGGAACTGCAACAGATCAAAATACTTTAACCGATGCTAACTTTAAATGGGATTTACAATTTTTACATAACGACCACACCCACCCAGGTGCACTTACTAATTACCCAGGCAAATCTGGAACGATTAATATTCCAACAACTGGGCATAGCTACCACGATAACACTGGTTACATTCTAAAACTTACTGTAACCAATCAGAATGGACTTGCAGCAACAAAATCAATTACGATTTATCCTAAAAAGGTAAACGTAACTTTTAACACAGTGCCGAGTGGATTAACTATTTATGTAGATGGACAGCCAAGAACAACTCCTTTTGTGATTGACGAATTACAGTTGTTTCAATCGGAAGTGACCACAACTGCTGTTCAATCTTTGAATGGTAAAAGTTATGAGTTTCAGCAATGGTCTAATGGAAAGTCACGAACACAAGTTTACACTTTCCCTCAAGCTGATGGTTCTTTAACTGCTACTTTTAAGGAAACAACTACGAGCCCTCAGCCTACCTCTGTTTTATATGAAGCAGAAGACAAGGCTCAAGCTGTGACTGATGGTGGAAACAATGCGATTGGAACTATCTACGTAGATGTAGCAAGTGGATTAAAAGGTTTATCTATTTACGATTCTGGTGATAAAATAAAAATACCTTTTACAACCTCTGCTGGTAGTTATCAGCTAAAAGCTAGAGTGCGTTCTGGTAATAAAAACTCTCAGACTGCTTACTGGTCTAATGGTTATACTTTTGCTTTGGATGGACAAACAACCACTTTCACTGGTGATGCTGCCACCATTAGTGCTTATAGTAATGATATTGGTGGTTCTTACTGGGGAACTATGAATTCTGGTACATTCAGTTTAGCTGCTGGAACTCACGAGCTTACAATTGCAGCGAATACTGGTTGGGGTGCTGTAGACTATTTGGAAGTAGTTGCTTTGAGTTCAACAACTCCAACAGATCAACAACCAATTGCAAACGCAGGTGCAGACCAATCAATTACAATGCCTCAAAACAGCATTACACTTTCTGGTAGCGGTAGCGATCCTGATGGTGGCACTGTAACCTATGCTTGGAGTAAAAAATCTGGTGGTGCTGCCACATTATCTGGTACTACATCTGCTACTTTAAATATTTCAGGTTTGGTAGCAGGCACTTATGAGTTTGAGTTAAAAGTGACTGATAATGAAGGTAATACAGTTTCTGATGTTGTAGTAGTGACTGTAAACCCAGCACCTACAAGCTCAAATGCTTTTGTGAGTTTTTCTTTGATGAACGCACAAACTAATCAGCCAATTAGTGGCTTTGAAACGATTGCAAATGGAGCTGTGATAAATCTTACCAATTTACCAACTCAAAACATCAACATTAGAGCTAATACGAATCCGGCTACAGTGGGTAGTGTGCAATTTGACTTAACTAGTTCTAATGGAGGTACAAGCAAAAGTGCTAAAGAAAATGCAGCACCTTATGCTTTGTTTGGTGATGTAGCTGGTAATTACAATAGTTGGCCATCATCTGGTGTTCAAGCTGGTTATAGCTATCAGTTAGTTGGTAAGGCTTACCAAAATGCTAACTTGCAAGGTAATTTATTAGGCACATTAACTATACAGTTTTCATTTAGCACTACTACAAATACTCCTGTAGACCAAATGCCAATTGTAAATGCTGGTGCAGATCAAACGATTACTTTACCTCAAAGTAGCATCACGCTAACAGGTAGCGGTAGCGATCCTGACGGTGGTACTGTAACTTATGCTTGGAGCAAAACTTCCGGTGCTGGTGTTACACTTTTAGGTGCAAATACAGCTTCGGTAACCGTATCTGGCTTAGCTGCTGGCTCATACGAATTTGAACTTAAAGTAACTGATGATGAAGCTAACACTGTAGCTGATAAAGTAATGGTAACTGTAAAAAGCAGTACAACGACTGTTTCTTCTCAACTGATTGAAGCAGAAGATAACTTTACTGCACTTACAGATGTAGGTACTAAATCTGCCATTAGAGTTTATAATTCTACTGCAAACAGCAACGAAAAAGCAGTTACACTTTTCGATCAAGGAGATAAGTTAGCCATTAACTTCCAAATTGCTCAAGCAGGTAATTATATATTAAAAGTAATGGTACGTTCTGGAAACAGTGCGACAAACGATGCCTACTGGCCAAATGGTTATGCATTTTCAACTTCAGAAAAAGGTGCTATTACATTTACAGGAGATTACTCTACTATTAAATACACCAACGATTATGGCAAAGCATATTTCGGTGTAATGCAAAGTGGTGTTCTTAACTTTTCAGCAGGTAGCAAACAGTTAATTGTTGAAACTTTAAGCAACTGGGCAGCAATAGATTATCTAGAAATAGTACCAGCTTCAAGTGCAAGGCTGGCCGCTAGCGAAGTAAGTATTCAATCTGATGAATTTAATGTTTTTCCAAACCCGACAAGTAGTGAGGTTTCTATACATCTGGGTTCAATTGAAGATTACAGAGAAGTTTTTATCTATAACTCTCTCGGACAAACACTATATCAAAAAACGATCGAAGACGAAACTGATCTTACTTTAAACCTAAAAGAAATAGTATCGCAAAGAGGTATGTATTTTATAGGTATAAAAAGTATTCAAAAAGGCAATATCATTAAGAAGGTATTACTTCAATAA